The segment ATTGAGTCAATTGTTATATCCACGCGGCAATCAAATAGAAGATGTAAGCGAagctttaattaattattcgagGAGGCTAAAGTATGTCACGACTTCACGACCGAAAGTGTTACGCACGATGGAGCGATCCTACTTTACATAAAACTTGTTCTTTGTACTGGACACCAACATCGGAGGAGGAAGTGATTTCCCTCCGTCAATCGCAATTATCGCCGCCTCTTATTTCAGTAGCACAACGATATGCACCCTTGAGAGGGACATCTTCGGAATACTGTTTATGTGGTAAACAATGTGGCAGAAGAAAATCGTCGAGCTCGTCTTACGACTCTCGTGACATTAAGGCAATATTTTAACTCTTATATTTGTTCGCCAAGTAAAAAGTGTTGTGTGTAGATATTGAAGTGTTTGAATTGTCAAAAATCGCAGGAAATACGAGAGAATTTGGAGCTACACTTAACAGGAACTCAGGTAGAAGAGGCTTTAGCAGAAGATAGACAAACTGCTTTGATACAGCATTTAGATTTAAGTACTGCTGCCCTTGAAGCTCTAGCTCAATATGGGCAATCTTTGAAAGTGTCTCAGTCAGCTGCGTGTAGAGTGCTTAACATTAGTCATCTACTGGCACTTCCTCAACCTTATTCAACAAATTCCAAATCTGATTCGACTAATTTAACAACGCCTCTCCAACAGGTGCATTGGTTATTTTAGTTATCATATATGAATCGAGTACTTAACGATATTTCATGCATAATCAGTAGCataataaatttgaaacacATTGAATGTTTTATTTAAGCACCTGTTTACTAATAATTTAATCGATACGTGTAACAGCTAGAAGCGCGAAGGAAAAATAAGTTAACTGTTCTGAAAAATTTAATGGAGCATTGTACTAAACATATAGTACTTCCCAAACATTTATGCGAGTTAATGAATGATCATTACATAAAGAAGAGAGACTTCTGTGTGGCAGCAAAGAACTTTAAGAACTTTCTTAGTAACTCCAAATTATCCATACCTCAAATGGAGAAGTTAAACCAGCAGTATGGTACTATTCTGAATGACTACCAGCAAAGTAGGCGTGCATTAGACTTGGAATTACCAAAAGTGATAAATATGTATGTGAAAACTTCTCTCAGTTTTATATCTCTAATGCGCACAGCTACTCGTAAATTATTAAGACCGAGCATTAATCTGAATATTGTAGACGACTGGCAGTACTTCGAGAAGGTTTTGAGAATATTAAGGAATTTTATAGTGATGCAGATAAGGGTACTGAAATTATAACATTGTTTCAGTTGATCGGAGAAAAGCTTTCCACAGATAATTCAGCTTCAGGTAATGTAATTGTAACTTGGTATATGATATTTATGAATCATATTTATGATCCCATTTCTCCATTTGGTAGCAAGGATTGCTCACAATCAGCTGTCCCCAAAATTTGAATTGTgccaaaaatgtaaagtaaatcgtgttgattgaaaaataataaagagaAAGAAGAGATTGTATATGATGATATAACTGTTACTCTTGGTTACCAGTCTAAGGAACGCTGCAGATACAAATTATGGACTTTGTGAAGCCTTATGCTACAAGCCTAATCCTGTTATTCAACGATGCCAAGGTTTGACCATGCCACTGAAATCTAACTTGTAAGAATCTATTCTACATATTACCATTCCTTTCCTATTACACTTGGCTATTTTATGTTTTGTatacattttaattttgttatccCATTTTTTACTGAATCCGCACGAACTTGCATAACTAGTTTCAATGTCGATacctaattatttaatttacagTTGACGGTTGCAATAAAATTCAGCAAACACGGTTACTTTTCATTTTCCATGAAAGCAAAATTGAAACAcagaaattttgtattttattaaaaaatggaatatttaCGTAATGGggaataataaatgataattagtaacgttttctaaattaaaaattacattaacaATAGACGCGCCCAAAAAAGATTCAAGAACCTGTTAAAAATCTTAACCCCGAA is part of the Andrena cerasifolii isolate SP2316 chromosome 1, iyAndCera1_principal, whole genome shotgun sequence genome and harbors:
- the LOC143370898 gene encoding uncharacterized protein LOC143370898, producing the protein MSRLHDRKCYARWSDPTLHKTCSLYWTPTSEEEVISLRQSQLSPPLISVAQRYAPLRGTSSEYCLCGKQCGRRKSSSSSYDSRDIKILKCLNCQKSQEIRENLELHLTGTQVEEALAEDRQTALIQHLDLSTAALEALAQYGQSLKVSQSAACRVLNISHLLALPQPYSTNSKSDSTNLTTPLQQLEARRKNKLTVLKNLMEHCTKHIVLPKHLCELMNDHYIKKRDFCVAAKNFKNFLSNSKLSIPQMEKLNQQYGTILNDYQQSRRALDLELPKVINIRLAVLREGFENIKEFYSDADKGTEIITLFQLIGEKLSTDNSASGNVIVTWYMIFMNHIYDPISPFGSKDCSQSAVPKI